The proteins below are encoded in one region of Bacillus alveayuensis:
- a CDS encoding ribulose-phosphate 3-epimerase (product_source=KO:K01783; cath_funfam=3.20.20.70; cog=COG0036; ko=KO:K01783; pfam=PF00834; superfamily=51366; tigrfam=TIGR01163), which yields MIKIAPSILSADFANLAAEIKDVEAAGADYIHVDVMDGHFVPNITIGPLIVEAIRPVTNLPLDVHLMIENPDLYIRSFSKAGADMISVHVEACTHLHRTIQMIKSEDKKAGVVLNPHTPAAMIEHVIEDVDYVLLMTVNPGFGGQAFISNVLPKINQVAKLVQEKKVQVDIEVDGGINAETAKKCMEAGANILVAGSAIFKEKDRKKAISALRNHP from the coding sequence ATGATCAAAATTGCACCTTCCATTTTATCTGCTGATTTCGCCAACTTAGCTGCGGAAATAAAAGATGTTGAAGCAGCTGGTGCTGATTATATTCATGTTGATGTTATGGATGGTCATTTCGTTCCAAATATTACAATTGGTCCATTAATTGTTGAGGCTATCCGTCCAGTTACAAATCTACCGTTAGATGTCCATTTAATGATTGAAAATCCAGATTTATATATTCGATCATTTAGCAAAGCAGGTGCTGATATGATATCCGTTCATGTCGAAGCTTGTACACATCTTCATCGAACTATTCAAATGATTAAATCGGAGGATAAGAAAGCTGGTGTTGTTTTGAATCCACACACTCCAGCAGCAATGATTGAACATGTCATTGAGGATGTTGATTATGTCCTGCTCATGACTGTCAATCCCGGTTTTGGTGGACAAGCGTTTATTTCTAATGTATTGCCAAAAATTAACCAAGTGGCAAAGCTCGTTCAAGAAAAAAAGGTGCAAGTAGATATTGAAGTAGATGGGGGGATTAATGCAGAAACTGCTAAAAAATGTATGGAAGCAGGTGCTAACATACTTGTTGCCGGATCTGCTATTTTTAAAGAAAAAGATCGAAAAAAGGCCATATCAGCTTTAAGAAATCATCCATAA
- a CDS encoding large subunit ribosomal protein L28 (product_source=KO:K02902; cath_funfam=2.30.170.40; cog=COG0227; ko=KO:K02902; pfam=PF00830; superfamily=143800; tigrfam=TIGR00009): MARKCVITGKKASFGNARSHAMNATKRKWGANLQKVRILVNGKPKRVYVSARALKSGKVERV, from the coding sequence ATGGCACGTAAATGCGTGATTACGGGTAAAAAGGCAAGCTTCGGAAACGCTCGCTCACACGCTATGAACGCTACTAAACGCAAATGGGGAGCGAACCTTCAAAAAGTTCGCATTTTAGTGAACGGAAAACCTAAACGTGTGTATGTTTCTGCACGTGCACTTAAATCAGGTAAAGTTGAGCGCGTTTAA
- a CDS encoding putative alkaline shock family protein YloU (product_source=COG1302; cog=COG1302; pfam=PF03780; superfamily=160240) produces the protein MSIELKTNYGQIDISNEVIAQVAGGAAVDCYGIVGMASKNQIKDGISEILRRENFSRGVIVRQENDEIHIDMYIIVSYGTKISEIAHNVQTKVKYTLNQMLGLSVDSINIYVQGVRVTTP, from the coding sequence ATGTCCATTGAATTAAAAACGAATTACGGTCAAATTGATATTTCTAACGAAGTGATTGCTCAAGTTGCTGGAGGAGCTGCTGTCGATTGTTATGGGATCGTTGGAATGGCATCAAAAAATCAAATTAAAGATGGCATTTCAGAAATTTTACGGCGAGAAAATTTTAGCCGCGGCGTGATAGTCCGACAAGAAAACGATGAAATACATATCGATATGTATATTATCGTTAGTTATGGCACAAAAATTTCTGAAATTGCTCATAATGTGCAAACGAAAGTTAAATACACGTTAAATCAGATGCTAGGATTATCTGTTGATTCGATTAATATTTATGTTCAAGGAGTTCGAGTAACGACACCTTAG
- a CDS encoding L-serine dehydratase (product_source=KO:K01752; cath_funfam=3.30.1330.90,3.30.70.260; cog=COG1760; ko=KO:K01752; pfam=PF01842,PF03315; superfamily=143548,55021; tigrfam=TIGR00719), whose protein sequence is MKYRSVFDIIGPIMIGPSSSHTAGAARIGRVARSLFEREPKWASISFYGSFAKTYKGHGTDVAIVGGLLDFDTFDENIKSSLKIAKNKGMNITFIEEDAVADHPNTARVIIGDEKGQLELVGISIGGGKIEIIELNGFQLKLSGNHPAVLIAHNDRYGAIAAVANIFAKYQINIGHMEVSRKEKGKLALMTIEVDQNIHDKVLEELKALPNILQVMKIVE, encoded by the coding sequence ATGAAATATAGAAGCGTGTTTGATATTATTGGACCGATAATGATCGGTCCTTCAAGTTCACATACAGCGGGTGCAGCACGGATCGGTCGTGTTGCGAGAAGCTTATTCGAAAGAGAGCCTAAATGGGCCTCCATTTCTTTTTATGGTTCTTTTGCTAAAACTTATAAAGGTCACGGAACAGATGTAGCGATTGTAGGTGGTCTTTTAGATTTTGATACATTTGATGAAAACATAAAATCATCACTTAAGATTGCCAAAAATAAGGGAATGAACATTACCTTCATTGAGGAAGATGCGGTGGCGGATCATCCGAATACTGCTCGAGTCATAATTGGTGATGAAAAAGGCCAGCTCGAGCTTGTCGGTATTTCCATAGGAGGAGGAAAAATTGAAATTATTGAATTAAATGGTTTTCAACTAAAGCTATCGGGAAATCACCCTGCCGTATTAATCGCTCATAATGATCGCTACGGAGCCATTGCGGCTGTTGCTAATATTTTTGCGAAATATCAAATCAATATCGGACATATGGAAGTTTCCCGAAAAGAAAAAGGAAAGTTAGCCTTAATGACGATCGAAGTGGATCAAAATATACACGATAAAGTGTTAGAAGAGCTGAAAGCATTGCCAAATATTTTACAAGTTATGAAAATTGTTGAATAG
- a CDS encoding serine/threonine-protein kinase (product_source=KO:K08884; cath_funfam=1.10.510.10; cog=COG0515; ko=KO:K08884; pfam=PF00069,PF03793; smart=SM00220,SM00740; superfamily=56112; transmembrane_helix_parts=Inside_1_338,TMhelix_339_361,Outside_362_656) — protein sequence MLIGKRISGRYKILEVIGGGGMANVYLARDIILERNVAIKILRFDFVNDEEFIRRFRREAQSATSLDHPNIVSIYDVGEEDNIYYIVMEYVAGQTLKQYIQRNAPLNPREALNIMDQIVSAIAHAHENHIVHRDIKPHNILIDHNGNVKVTDFGIAMAITSTTITHTNSILGSVHYLSPEQARGGLATKKSDIYSLGVVLYEMLAGRLPFDGESAVSIALKHLQSEAPSPKRWNPAIPQSVENIILKAMAKDPIHRYNSVEEMQQDILTAFHADRRNEKRYTIPESNEEVTKAIPIIQDKPFEKLNENTIVHSSKDEKHSDGSNEKSSDRKPRKKKRRWLKFFIISIVVLIMAAVLALTVLPSLLLPKDVKVPDVSRMKYEEAVNLLVSNGFHIDDPIILENDEIEEGYVIKTSPEAGEMVKEGSSITIYKSAGKKKVAIDNFVGEDIDRVRTILEKKGFSNINVEEVYHKENPGTIIEQSPEEGAEIIPSEDELNFIVSKGPQKIKLADLTGYTREAVENYAKDQNLKLIAKEEHSDQIPEGEVISQAPKAGKELLPGESIEVVFSLGPEEKPVKKVKIEVQIPYESEDPKEEAEVEIFVNDAKHSFDQPYETFKITEPSTKTIELTIEPGQSAYYQILVDHRVILSETVPYPED from the coding sequence TTGTTAATAGGTAAGCGAATTAGTGGCCGATATAAAATATTAGAAGTTATTGGCGGCGGAGGAATGGCTAATGTATATTTAGCAAGAGATATTATTTTAGAACGAAATGTTGCGATTAAAATTTTACGATTTGACTTTGTGAATGATGAAGAGTTTATACGTAGATTTCGTCGTGAAGCCCAATCCGCTACAAGCTTAGACCATCCAAATATTGTTAGTATTTATGACGTGGGTGAAGAAGATAACATTTATTACATTGTGATGGAATATGTTGCTGGACAAACGTTGAAGCAATACATACAAAGGAACGCACCGCTAAATCCTCGCGAAGCCTTAAACATTATGGATCAAATCGTTTCGGCGATTGCTCATGCTCATGAAAATCATATCGTTCATCGAGACATAAAGCCTCACAATATATTAATTGATCATAATGGTAATGTGAAGGTTACCGATTTTGGTATTGCCATGGCCATAACTTCAACGACCATTACTCATACGAATTCGATTTTAGGCTCTGTTCACTATTTATCTCCTGAACAGGCTAGAGGCGGCTTGGCAACGAAAAAGTCCGATATTTATTCATTAGGAGTCGTCTTGTATGAAATGTTAGCAGGACGCTTGCCTTTTGACGGGGAGTCTGCCGTTTCTATTGCACTCAAACACCTACAATCAGAGGCTCCCTCTCCAAAAAGATGGAATCCTGCCATTCCGCAAAGTGTAGAAAATATTATTTTAAAAGCAATGGCAAAAGATCCTATACACCGATATAACTCTGTTGAAGAGATGCAGCAAGATATTTTGACGGCTTTTCATGCTGATCGAAGAAATGAAAAGAGATATACTATTCCTGAATCTAATGAAGAAGTGACAAAAGCGATTCCTATTATTCAAGATAAACCATTTGAAAAGCTGAATGAAAATACAATCGTGCATTCATCTAAAGATGAAAAACATTCCGATGGATCAAATGAAAAATCATCTGATCGAAAGCCGAGAAAGAAAAAACGACGCTGGCTAAAGTTTTTTATCATCTCCATCGTTGTGCTTATAATGGCAGCTGTTTTAGCTTTAACGGTATTACCTTCTCTTCTTTTGCCAAAAGATGTGAAAGTTCCAGACGTATCACGCATGAAATATGAAGAAGCCGTGAATCTTCTTGTTTCAAATGGATTTCATATAGATGATCCGATTATTTTAGAGAACGATGAAATTGAAGAAGGATATGTTATCAAAACGAGTCCAGAAGCAGGTGAAATGGTGAAAGAAGGAAGTTCTATTACCATTTATAAAAGTGCTGGGAAGAAAAAAGTTGCGATTGACAATTTTGTAGGAGAAGATATTGATCGTGTCCGTACGATTTTGGAAAAGAAAGGATTTTCCAATATAAACGTTGAAGAAGTTTATCACAAAGAAAACCCTGGGACTATTATTGAACAGTCGCCGGAGGAAGGTGCAGAAATCATTCCGTCTGAAGATGAGTTGAATTTTATCGTCAGCAAAGGACCACAAAAAATAAAATTAGCCGATTTAACAGGCTATACAAGGGAAGCGGTCGAAAATTATGCGAAGGATCAAAACTTAAAATTAATCGCTAAAGAGGAGCATTCCGATCAAATTCCTGAAGGTGAAGTCATTTCTCAAGCACCCAAAGCTGGTAAGGAGCTTTTGCCTGGCGAATCGATTGAAGTTGTTTTTTCATTAGGACCTGAAGAGAAACCAGTCAAAAAGGTGAAGATTGAAGTTCAGATACCGTATGAGTCAGAAGATCCAAAAGAAGAGGCAGAGGTTGAAATTTTTGTGAACGACGCTAAACATTCCTTCGATCAACCATATGAAACGTTTAAAATAACAGAACCATCAACAAAAACGATTGAACTAACAATTGAACCAGGTCAGAGCGCTTATTATCAAATTTTAGTCGATCATCGAGTCATTCTTTCCGAAACAGTACCTTATCCCGAAGATTAA
- a CDS encoding protein phosphatase (product_source=KO:K01090; cath_funfam=3.60.40.10; cog=COG0631; ko=KO:K01090; pfam=PF13672; smart=SM00331; superfamily=81606) — translation MKAIYLTDKGRVRPHNEDSVGVIRNPHGQLLAIVADGMGGHLAGDVASQLTIQHFKKRWNEAEKMTSAKMAETWFKESIEAVNSSLFDHANKNPECKGMGTTFVGAICTEHYATISHIGDSRCYIFNKSGFQQITEDHSLVNELVKSGQISKEDAKEHPRKNILLRALGTEQTVSADIKTIGLEHNDIVMLCSDGLSNKVQEKEMIDILQSDRSLKDKAEQLIHRANENGGEDNISIVLYQHDSREESDHCC, via the coding sequence ATGAAAGCAATTTATTTAACCGATAAAGGAAGAGTTCGTCCCCATAATGAAGATTCTGTTGGTGTCATACGAAATCCTCATGGACAGCTGCTTGCAATTGTTGCTGACGGAATGGGAGGGCATCTTGCTGGGGATGTTGCAAGTCAGTTGACGATACAGCATTTTAAAAAACGGTGGAATGAAGCGGAGAAAATGACTTCTGCAAAGATGGCAGAAACATGGTTTAAGGAAAGTATAGAAGCAGTGAATAGCAGTTTGTTTGATCATGCCAACAAAAATCCGGAATGTAAAGGGATGGGTACGACATTTGTTGGAGCGATTTGCACGGAACATTATGCAACAATCAGCCACATCGGTGATAGCCGCTGCTATATTTTTAATAAGAGCGGCTTTCAGCAAATTACCGAAGATCATTCATTAGTAAATGAGCTTGTAAAATCAGGGCAAATTAGCAAAGAAGATGCAAAAGAGCACCCAAGGAAAAATATTTTATTAAGAGCTTTAGGCACAGAACAAACAGTAAGTGCAGATATTAAAACAATTGGGTTAGAACATAACGACATCGTGATGCTTTGCTCAGATGGTCTATCCAATAAAGTTCAAGAAAAAGAAATGATAGACATATTACAATCAGATCGGTCACTAAAAGATAAAGCGGAACAACTCATCCATCGGGCTAATGAAAATGGTGGAGAAGACAACATATCCATCGTATTATATCAACATGATTCAAGAGAAGAGAGTGATCACTGTTGTTAA
- a CDS encoding DAK2 domain fusion protein YloV (product_source=TIGR03599; cog=COG1461; ko=KO:K07030; pfam=PF02734,PF13684; smart=SM01120,SM01121; superfamily=101473,48371; tigrfam=TIGR03599), whose amino-acid sequence MSITLLDGKRFAQMVNQGAIYLSNNAKMVDALNVFPVPDGDTGTNMNLSITSGAKEVQKNVVDEIGKVAEAFSKGLLMGARGNSGVILSQLFRGFAKAVAGKTSIDSKQFADALQSGVNTAYKAVMKPVEGTILTVAKDAAKKAVQVAKHEDDLVVVMEEVVKEAKESLNRTPQFLPILKEVGVVDSGGQGLVFIYEGFLAELKGEKAPGMAKTMPSMTELVNAEHHKSAQSHMNTEDIEFGYCTEFMVKFEEGKKRFDEEQFRNDLSQFGDSLLVIADDELAKVHIHSEQPGEVLSYGQQYGSLINMKIENMREQHSSIVAGESTTSSIKEEKKHEKEKYGIVTVAMGSGISELFQSLGAHRVIEGGQTMNPSTEDIVRAIQEVNAENVIILPNNSNIIMSAEQAASVAKENVIVIPSKTVPQGMSALIAFNPEATLEENGKAMEEAMQHVKTGQVTFAVRDSNIDGIELKTGDFMGIYDKKIVTKDQDQIEAAKKLLQKMITNEDEILTILQGEDASDQELECLLEFVSETFADVEVEVHKGNQPLYAYIFAVE is encoded by the coding sequence GTGTCAATAACATTATTAGATGGAAAACGTTTTGCACAAATGGTCAACCAAGGAGCTATCTACCTTTCGAACAATGCGAAAATGGTTGATGCATTAAACGTTTTTCCAGTTCCAGATGGCGATACAGGAACAAACATGAATTTATCGATTACTTCTGGAGCAAAAGAAGTTCAAAAAAATGTTGTCGACGAAATTGGCAAAGTGGCGGAAGCATTTTCTAAAGGTTTATTAATGGGAGCACGTGGAAACTCTGGAGTGATTTTATCACAACTATTTAGAGGGTTTGCGAAAGCGGTAGCAGGGAAAACCTCGATTGATTCCAAACAATTTGCTGACGCCCTGCAGTCTGGAGTTAATACAGCCTATAAGGCCGTTATGAAACCAGTGGAAGGAACGATTTTAACAGTTGCAAAAGATGCAGCAAAAAAAGCTGTTCAAGTAGCAAAACATGAGGACGATCTTGTAGTGGTTATGGAAGAAGTCGTCAAAGAAGCGAAGGAGTCGTTAAATCGCACCCCGCAATTTTTACCTATTCTTAAGGAAGTTGGCGTTGTTGATAGCGGTGGACAAGGACTCGTATTCATTTATGAAGGATTTTTGGCAGAGCTAAAAGGAGAAAAGGCGCCGGGTATGGCGAAAACGATGCCATCGATGACGGAACTCGTCAATGCAGAGCACCATAAAAGTGCGCAAAGCCATATGAATACGGAAGATATTGAATTCGGCTATTGTACGGAATTTATGGTGAAATTTGAAGAAGGTAAAAAACGATTTGATGAAGAACAGTTTCGCAACGATTTAAGCCAATTTGGAGATTCATTACTTGTCATTGCAGATGACGAATTAGCGAAGGTCCACATTCATTCAGAGCAGCCAGGAGAAGTACTTTCTTATGGGCAACAATATGGCAGTTTAATCAATATGAAAATTGAGAATATGCGAGAGCAGCATAGCAGTATTGTAGCTGGGGAATCGACAACCTCTAGCATCAAAGAAGAGAAGAAGCATGAAAAAGAAAAATACGGTATTGTAACAGTTGCAATGGGGTCAGGAATTTCGGAGTTATTTCAATCACTCGGTGCCCACCGAGTTATTGAAGGTGGACAAACGATGAATCCAAGTACTGAAGATATCGTCCGTGCGATTCAAGAAGTAAATGCCGAAAATGTGATTATTTTACCGAATAACTCCAATATTATTATGTCAGCTGAACAAGCAGCCTCCGTCGCTAAGGAAAACGTCATTGTGATTCCATCGAAAACAGTACCTCAAGGAATGTCAGCATTAATTGCCTTTAATCCAGAAGCAACGCTTGAAGAAAATGGTAAAGCAATGGAAGAGGCAATGCAACACGTTAAAACTGGGCAAGTAACATTTGCTGTTCGCGATTCAAATATAGATGGAATAGAGCTAAAAACTGGCGATTTCATGGGTATTTATGACAAAAAAATTGTGACAAAAGATCAAGATCAGATTGAAGCTGCGAAAAAGCTTTTGCAGAAAATGATTACCAATGAGGATGAAATCTTGACAATTCTTCAAGGTGAGGATGCTTCTGATCAAGAACTTGAATGCTTATTAGAATTTGTTTCCGAAACATTTGCTGATGTGGAAGTAGAGGTTCATAAAGGAAATCAACCGTTATATGCATATATATTTGCTGTAGAGTAA
- a CDS encoding ribosome biogenesis GTPase (product_source=KO:K06949; cath_funfam=1.10.40.50,2.40.50.140,3.40.50.300; cog=COG1162; ko=KO:K06949; pfam=PF03193,PF16745; superfamily=50249,52540; tigrfam=TIGR00157): MPQGKIMKALSGFYYVSDGEKLIQCRSRGVFRKHKITPLVGDNVEYQAENEKEGYILEIFERKNELIRPPIANIDLAILVFSAVEPEFSPALLDRFLVLIEAHDITPIICISKIDLLNDEEEKKHIDQYVENYRKIGYDVFLISSKKPETVHALFPVLKNKISVVAGQSGVGKSSLLNCLKPDLKLKTSHISPHLGRGKHTTRHVELIEIAGGLVADTPGFSSLEFINIEATELSQYFPEMRELSPNCKFRGCTHIKEPKCAVKMALEGGKIPDFRYEHYLHFFEEIKDRKPRY, encoded by the coding sequence ATGCCACAAGGCAAAATCATGAAAGCGTTAAGTGGTTTTTATTACGTTTCAGATGGAGAGAAACTCATACAATGCCGTAGCAGAGGAGTTTTTAGAAAGCATAAAATTACACCATTAGTCGGTGATAATGTTGAATATCAAGCTGAAAATGAAAAAGAAGGCTATATTTTAGAAATTTTTGAGCGAAAAAACGAATTGATTCGACCGCCAATTGCAAACATTGATTTAGCCATTTTAGTATTTTCAGCTGTAGAGCCTGAATTCAGCCCTGCTTTACTTGATCGTTTTTTAGTTTTGATCGAGGCACACGATATTACCCCTATTATTTGTATAAGCAAAATCGATTTACTCAATGATGAGGAAGAAAAAAAGCACATAGACCAATATGTTGAAAATTACCGAAAAATTGGCTATGATGTTTTTCTTATTTCATCAAAAAAACCGGAAACTGTTCATGCGTTATTCCCGGTGTTAAAAAATAAAATTTCTGTTGTCGCAGGTCAATCTGGAGTGGGGAAGTCATCTTTATTAAACTGCTTAAAACCAGATTTAAAATTAAAAACAAGCCATATATCACCGCATCTTGGGAGAGGTAAGCATACGACTCGCCATGTAGAACTAATTGAAATTGCTGGGGGGCTCGTTGCTGATACTCCTGGTTTTAGTTCCCTTGAATTCATTAATATCGAAGCAACGGAGTTATCACAATATTTTCCTGAAATGAGAGAGCTAAGTCCTAATTGTAAATTTAGAGGATGCACTCATATTAAAGAGCCTAAATGTGCCGTGAAAATGGCTCTTGAAGGAGGAAAAATTCCGGATTTCCGTTATGAACATTATTTGCATTTTTTTGAAGAAATAAAAGATAGAAAGCCGAGGTATTAA
- a CDS encoding L-serine dehydratase (product_source=KO:K01752; cog=COG1760; ko=KO:K01752; pfam=PF03313; tigrfam=TIGR00718) yields the protein MFRNVAELVELAESKQMKISEVMIQQEMEQSGKTRKEVFELMEKNLSVMELAVEKGLKGVKSHSGLTGGDAVRIQKYIQNGSFLSGRTILDAVSKAVATNEVNAAMGTICATPTAGSAGVVPGTLFAVKEVLNPTREQMVEYLFTAGAFGFVIANNASISGASGGCQAEVGSASGMSAAAIVEMAGGTPSQAAEAMAITLKNMLGLVCDPVAGLVEVPCVKRNAMGAANAMVAADLALAGVKSRIPCDEVIEAMFNIGQSMPVALRETAQGGLAATPTGRELEAKIFGIPLENERK from the coding sequence ATGTTTCGAAATGTTGCCGAATTAGTTGAATTAGCAGAAAGTAAGCAAATGAAAATTTCGGAAGTTATGATCCAGCAGGAAATGGAGCAATCTGGAAAAACAAGAAAAGAAGTTTTTGAATTGATGGAAAAGAACTTATCCGTGATGGAACTGGCTGTCGAAAAAGGATTGAAAGGGGTCAAATCACATTCAGGATTGACTGGCGGCGATGCTGTTCGCATTCAAAAATATATACAAAACGGTTCTTTTCTTTCTGGAAGAACGATTTTAGATGCGGTCAGTAAAGCGGTAGCAACAAATGAAGTGAACGCTGCGATGGGGACCATTTGCGCAACACCAACAGCTGGATCGGCAGGTGTTGTGCCAGGAACTCTGTTTGCAGTTAAAGAAGTGTTAAACCCAACAAGAGAACAAATGGTTGAATATTTATTTACGGCAGGTGCTTTTGGCTTTGTTATCGCAAACAATGCCTCTATTTCTGGTGCAAGTGGTGGATGTCAAGCGGAAGTAGGATCTGCAAGCGGGATGTCAGCTGCTGCAATCGTCGAAATGGCAGGCGGCACACCGAGTCAAGCGGCAGAGGCGATGGCCATTACATTAAAAAACATGCTCGGACTCGTATGCGACCCTGTTGCTGGATTAGTGGAGGTACCGTGTGTGAAACGGAATGCAATGGGGGCTGCCAACGCAATGGTTGCCGCAGATTTAGCTTTAGCAGGGGTAAAAAGTCGCATTCCATGTGATGAAGTGATTGAGGCGATGTTTAATATTGGCCAGTCAATGCCTGTAGCTTTACGAGAAACTGCACAAGGAGGTCTTGCGGCTACTCCAACAGGTCGAGAGCTTGAAGCGAAGATCTTTGGAATACCGCTCGAAAATGAAAGAAAATAA